The proteins below are encoded in one region of Kineococcus mangrovi:
- a CDS encoding alpha/beta hydrolase, with translation MGEIRSDTVLPARREDVELHTADGVTLVGELALPAERDPVATLVTLHPLPTAGGFMDSHVLRKAANRLPELADLAVLRFNTRGTGSPRGRSGGEFDAGGAERFDVAAALEFVEFRDLPHVWLLGWSFGTDLALVHGRDPLVEGLVLLSPPLRWSTEEDLRAWAEFGRPVTALVPEFDDFLRPAEAVRRFAPLTGAEVVPVAGARHLWVGESAVRRVLDEVVARVVPARSPLPTEHPAAP, from the coding sequence GTGGGTGAGATCCGCTCGGACACCGTCCTGCCCGCCCGCCGCGAGGACGTCGAGCTGCACACCGCGGACGGGGTGACGCTCGTCGGCGAGCTGGCCCTGCCGGCCGAGCGGGACCCCGTCGCCACGCTCGTGACGCTGCACCCCCTGCCCACCGCGGGCGGGTTCATGGACTCCCACGTGCTGCGCAAGGCGGCCAACCGGCTGCCCGAGCTCGCCGACCTCGCGGTCCTGCGCTTCAACACGCGCGGGACGGGGTCGCCGCGGGGTCGCAGCGGGGGTGAGTTCGACGCCGGTGGCGCCGAACGGTTCGACGTGGCCGCCGCGCTCGAGTTCGTGGAGTTCCGCGACCTGCCCCACGTGTGGCTGCTGGGCTGGTCCTTCGGCACCGACCTCGCGCTCGTGCACGGCCGGGACCCGCTCGTGGAAGGGCTGGTCCTGCTGTCCCCGCCGTTGCGCTGGTCCACCGAGGAGGACCTGCGGGCGTGGGCGGAGTTCGGGCGGCCCGTGACCGCGCTCGTGCCGGAGTTCGACGACTTCCTGCGCCCGGCCGAGGCCGTGCGGCGCTTCGCCCCGCTCACCGGGGCCGAGGTCGTCCCCGTCGCGGGTGCGCGGCACCTGTGGGTGGGGGAGAGCGCGGTGCGCCGCGTCCTGGACGAGGTGGTCGCGCGGGTCGTGCCCGCGCGCTCACCCCTGCCGACGGAGCACCCCGCCGCCCCCTGA
- the atpA gene encoding F0F1 ATP synthase subunit alpha produces MAELTIRPEEIRDALDAFVASYDPGTAAREEVGRVTDAGDGIAHVEGLPSVMANELLRFEDGTLGLAQNLDVRDIGVVVLGDAAGIEEGQPVHRTGEVLSVPVGDDFLGRVVDPLGAPIDGLGPIEAETRRALELQAPSVVQRQEVREPLQTGIKAIDAMIPVGRGQRQLIIGDRQTGKTAIAIDTIINQKDNWASGDPKQQVRCIYVAIGQKGSTIASVKRSLEEAGAMEYTTIVAAPASDPAGFKYLAPYTGSAIGQHWMYAGKHVLIVFDDLSKQAEAYRAVSLLLRRPPGREAYPGDVFYLHSRLLERCAKLSDELGAGSMTGLPFIETKGNDVSAYIPTNVISITDGQIFLQSDLFNANQRPAIDVGISVSRVGGAAQTKAIKGISGTLKLDLAQFRAMEAFAMFASDLDQASRNQLARGARLVELLKQPQYTPFSLEEQVVSIWAGTTGQLDSVEVSDISRFEREFLEHVKRNHGELMQGIRETKQFSDGAKDELKQAIDAFKPQFSAGSTDSAVPADEDHGRTDEDDISQEQITTTKR; encoded by the coding sequence ATGGCCGAGCTGACCATCCGCCCGGAGGAGATCCGGGACGCTCTCGACGCCTTCGTGGCGTCGTACGACCCCGGCACCGCCGCGCGTGAGGAAGTCGGCCGCGTGACCGACGCGGGCGACGGCATCGCCCACGTCGAGGGCCTGCCCTCGGTCATGGCGAACGAGCTGCTGCGCTTCGAGGACGGCACCCTCGGCCTCGCGCAGAACCTCGACGTGCGCGACATCGGTGTCGTCGTCCTCGGTGACGCCGCCGGCATCGAGGAGGGCCAGCCGGTCCACCGCACGGGCGAGGTCCTCTCCGTGCCCGTCGGTGACGACTTCCTGGGCCGCGTCGTCGACCCGCTGGGTGCGCCGATCGACGGCCTGGGCCCGATCGAGGCCGAGACCCGCCGTGCGCTGGAGCTGCAGGCCCCCTCGGTCGTGCAGCGCCAGGAGGTCCGCGAGCCGCTGCAGACCGGCATCAAGGCCATCGACGCGATGATCCCCGTCGGCCGCGGCCAGCGTCAGCTGATCATCGGTGACCGCCAGACCGGCAAGACCGCGATCGCGATCGACACGATCATCAACCAGAAGGACAACTGGGCCTCGGGCGACCCCAAGCAGCAGGTCCGCTGCATCTACGTCGCCATCGGTCAGAAGGGCTCCACGATCGCTTCGGTGAAGCGCTCGCTGGAGGAGGCCGGCGCGATGGAGTACACGACCATCGTCGCGGCCCCCGCCTCCGACCCGGCCGGCTTCAAGTACCTCGCGCCGTACACCGGTTCGGCCATCGGCCAGCACTGGATGTACGCCGGCAAGCACGTCCTCATCGTGTTCGACGACCTGTCCAAGCAGGCCGAGGCCTACCGCGCCGTGTCGCTGCTGCTGCGCCGCCCGCCGGGCCGCGAGGCGTACCCCGGTGACGTCTTCTACCTGCACTCCCGCCTGCTGGAGCGCTGCGCGAAGCTGTCCGACGAGCTCGGCGCCGGGTCGATGACGGGTCTGCCGTTCATCGAGACCAAGGGCAACGACGTCTCGGCGTACATCCCGACCAACGTCATCTCCATCACCGACGGCCAGATCTTCCTGCAGTCGGACCTGTTCAACGCCAACCAGCGTCCCGCGATCGACGTCGGCATCTCGGTGTCCCGCGTCGGTGGTGCGGCCCAGACGAAGGCCATCAAGGGCATCTCCGGGACGCTGAAGCTGGACCTGGCGCAGTTCCGGGCCATGGAGGCGTTCGCGATGTTCGCCTCCGACCTGGACCAGGCCTCCCGCAACCAGCTCGCCCGGGGTGCGCGCCTCGTCGAGCTGCTCAAGCAGCCGCAGTACACGCCGTTCTCCCTCGAGGAGCAGGTCGTCTCGATCTGGGCCGGCACCACCGGCCAGCTCGACTCCGTCGAGGTCTCGGACATCTCCCGCTTCGAGCGCGAGTTCCTCGAGCACGTCAAGCGCAACCACGGCGAGCTCATGCAGGGGATCCGCGAGACCAAGCAGTTCTCCGACGGCGCCAAGGACGAGCTGAAGCAGGCCATCGACGCCTTCAAGCCGCAGTTCTCGGCGGGCTCGACCGACTCGGCCGTCCCGGCCGACGAGGACCACGGCCGGACCGACGAGGACGACATCTCGCAGGAGCAGATCACCACCACCAAGCGCTGA
- a CDS encoding F0F1 ATP synthase subunit gamma, with protein sequence MAGQLRAYRRQIRSVQATKKITRAMELIAASRIIKAQANVRASTPYARALTRAVSAAASNSSLDHPLITEKTEVKRAAVLLLSSDRGLAGAYSSSVLREGERLTAALREEGKEVAPYLVGRKAVAFYGFRRRSVVDSWVGFTDSPSYEDAKTIGDRLLADFAQDFAQGGIDEIHVVYTHFVSMVTQEPRVIRLLPLEVVEGVEAPSDGDLQPLYEFEPSADAVLDALLPQYVNSRIFNCLLQAAASELAARQRAMKSATDNADELIKKLTRLANNARQADITQEISEIVGGADALASSGSRA encoded by the coding sequence ATGGCAGGCCAGCTGAGGGCCTACCGGCGGCAGATCCGCTCGGTCCAGGCGACCAAGAAGATCACCCGTGCGATGGAGCTCATCGCCGCGTCGCGGATCATCAAGGCGCAGGCGAACGTGCGCGCGTCGACCCCGTACGCGCGGGCGCTGACCCGCGCGGTGTCGGCGGCGGCGTCGAACTCCTCGCTCGACCACCCGTTGATCACGGAGAAGACCGAGGTCAAGCGCGCGGCGGTCCTGCTGCTGTCGTCCGACCGCGGGCTGGCGGGGGCCTACTCCTCCAGCGTCCTGCGCGAGGGGGAGCGGCTGACCGCGGCCCTGCGCGAGGAGGGCAAGGAGGTCGCGCCGTACCTGGTGGGCCGCAAGGCGGTGGCCTTCTACGGCTTCCGCCGCCGCTCGGTCGTCGACTCCTGGGTCGGGTTCACCGACTCCCCGTCGTACGAGGACGCGAAGACGATCGGTGACCGGCTGCTGGCCGACTTCGCGCAGGACTTCGCCCAGGGCGGGATCGACGAGATCCACGTCGTCTACACCCACTTCGTCAGCATGGTGACGCAGGAGCCCCGGGTCATCCGGCTGCTGCCGCTGGAGGTCGTCGAGGGCGTCGAGGCGCCCTCGGACGGCGACCTGCAGCCGCTGTACGAGTTCGAGCCGAGCGCCGACGCGGTGCTGGACGCCCTGCTGCCGCAGTACGTCAACAGCCGGATCTTCAACTGCCTCCTGCAGGCGGCGGCCTCCGAGCTCGCGGCGCGCCAGCGGGCCATGAAGAGCGCGACCGACAACGCGGACGAGCTCATCAAGAAGCTGACCCGACTGGCCAACAACGCCCGTCAGGCCGACATCACCCAGGAGATCAGCGAGATCGTCGGCGGTGCCGACGCCCTCGCCTCCTCCGGCTCGCGCGCCTGA
- a CDS encoding DUF2550 domain-containing protein, whose amino-acid sequence MHEVLLSLEIAGACAVVLVVVLVLVVLRRRRLLARLGTFDCSVRQARGGRRRWALGVAQYERDRLDWYRTFSLSPRPSCSYARRALAVTVFRDAEGPELVAVQPGAMIVECRLEVGAAGEEIEFAMGRDTYTGFASWLESAPPGQGVNVA is encoded by the coding sequence GTGCACGAGGTCCTGCTCTCCCTGGAGATCGCAGGTGCGTGCGCCGTCGTCCTCGTCGTGGTGCTGGTTCTGGTGGTGCTGCGGCGCCGCCGCCTCCTGGCCCGCCTCGGCACCTTCGACTGTTCCGTGCGGCAGGCCCGTGGTGGCCGCCGACGGTGGGCCCTGGGGGTCGCGCAGTACGAGCGCGACCGCCTGGACTGGTACCGGACCTTCTCGCTCTCCCCGCGCCCGTCGTGCAGCTACGCACGGCGGGCGCTGGCCGTCACCGTCTTCCGCGACGCCGAGGGGCCCGAGCTCGTGGCCGTCCAGCCCGGCGCGATGATCGTGGAGTGCCGCCTGGAGGTCGGCGCTGCGGGTGAGGAGATCGAGTTCGCGATGGGCCGGGACACCTACACGGGTTTCGCGAGCTGGCTGGAGTCCGCCCCGCCCGGGCAGGGCGTCAACGTCGCCTAA
- a CDS encoding F0F1 ATP synthase subunit epsilon — protein MALQVELVAADRSVWSGEASLVRARTAEGEIGIMAGHEPLLAVLAPGDVAISGSGSDGVTATVSGGFFSVDHDKVTIVAEQVEVTAGSGTR, from the coding sequence ATGGCTCTGCAGGTCGAGCTCGTCGCGGCGGACCGCTCCGTGTGGTCCGGCGAGGCGTCGCTGGTGCGCGCGCGCACCGCGGAGGGTGAGATCGGCATCATGGCCGGGCACGAGCCGCTGCTGGCCGTCCTCGCCCCCGGCGACGTGGCGATCTCCGGATCCGGGTCCGACGGTGTGACCGCGACCGTCAGCGGCGGGTTCTTCTCGGTGGACCACGACAAGGTGACGATCGTCGCCGAGCAGGTCGAGGTCACCGCGGGTTCCGGCACGCGCTGA
- a CDS encoding thiamine-binding protein has product MIVAFSLVPSGGPVPAGEDADSVSAAVADAVLVVRGSGLAHRTDAMFTTIEGTWDECMDVVKRATEAVGRHGTRVSLVLKADVRPGRTGEMTGKLERLEAAVERARGEAGRGQ; this is encoded by the coding sequence GTGATCGTCGCCTTCTCCCTCGTCCCCTCCGGTGGTCCCGTCCCCGCGGGTGAGGACGCCGACTCGGTCAGCGCCGCCGTCGCCGACGCCGTGCTCGTCGTCCGCGGCAGCGGGCTGGCGCACCGCACCGACGCGATGTTCACGACGATCGAGGGCACGTGGGACGAGTGCATGGACGTCGTCAAGCGCGCCACCGAGGCCGTCGGCCGGCACGGGACCCGGGTCTCCCTCGTGCTGAAGGCGGACGTCCGCCCCGGCCGGACGGGGGAGATGACGGGCAAGCTCGAGCGGCTGGAGGCGGCCGTCGAACGCGCCCGGGGCGAGGCCGGCCGGGGGCAGTGA
- a CDS encoding DoxX family protein — MSTSTQDRTGAPRPVHAPTPLASAGLLALRLVAGALLLVHGLPKLQDPATATGYAASLGVPAPTSLGWLVILGELGLGTLLVLGLATRVAGTLLLVQMTAVWVLAHAPRGFLVDGQVNGENALLYAVLGLTVALTGPGRFSADGLLVRRRR, encoded by the coding sequence ATGAGCACCTCCACCCAGGACCGCACCGGCGCACCGCGGCCGGTGCACGCCCCGACCCCGCTCGCCTCGGCGGGCCTGCTCGCGCTGCGCCTGGTCGCGGGCGCGCTGCTGCTCGTGCACGGCCTCCCCAAGCTGCAGGACCCCGCGACGGCCACGGGCTACGCGGCCTCGCTCGGCGTCCCGGCCCCCACGTCGCTGGGCTGGCTGGTGATCCTCGGCGAGCTGGGCCTGGGGACGCTGCTGGTCCTCGGGCTCGCCACCCGCGTCGCGGGCACGCTCCTGCTGGTGCAGATGACGGCCGTGTGGGTCCTGGCCCACGCACCCCGGGGGTTCCTCGTGGACGGCCAGGTCAACGGCGAGAACGCCCTGCTCTACGCCGTCCTGGGCCTGACCGTGGCCCTCACCGGGCCGGGCCGGTTCAGCGCCGACGGGCTGCTGGTCCGGCGCCGCCGCTGA
- a CDS encoding cellulose-binding protein, whose protein sequence is MSTDSHDAFSIVVRGYERSQVDARLKHLDDALAEARARVAQRDHELRQAEEKLADAHKELREHEKPSYAGLGARMEKLLRLAEDQSSEILRSARRDADRLREEARAEASSTRAQADEDARRRTGEAGRDAEEIVARAKHQADGTVDAAQRTAAELTAAAHRQADQLLASAQHETAETIAATERRVAALLTQTEREVIELRSSTDARVREQELTLAAAREQAAEEDRLRLEVAAARTAARIAEAEQRAGEAEERAREAVEAAESIRADATAQAAVRAETARRESDELLADARARAQAMVETAREQAEHSRTGAQSEVDELMSQRDQITDQLDDLRGLLGLAPKLPPREGEHQDVEHQDVEHQDVDVRRGERVEQPS, encoded by the coding sequence GTGTCCACCGACTCCCACGACGCGTTCAGCATCGTCGTCCGCGGCTACGAACGCAGCCAGGTCGACGCCCGGCTCAAGCACCTCGACGACGCCCTGGCCGAGGCCCGTGCGCGGGTCGCCCAGCGCGACCACGAGCTGCGCCAGGCCGAGGAGAAGCTCGCCGACGCGCACAAGGAACTGCGCGAGCACGAGAAGCCCTCCTACGCCGGGCTCGGCGCCCGCATGGAGAAGCTGCTGCGTCTGGCCGAGGACCAGTCCTCCGAGATCCTGCGCTCGGCCCGCCGCGACGCGGACCGGCTGCGCGAGGAGGCCCGCGCCGAGGCCTCGAGCACCCGCGCGCAGGCCGACGAGGACGCGCGCCGGCGCACCGGGGAGGCCGGTCGCGACGCCGAGGAGATCGTCGCGCGCGCCAAGCACCAGGCCGACGGGACGGTCGACGCCGCCCAGCGCACGGCCGCCGAGCTCACCGCCGCCGCCCACCGGCAGGCCGACCAGCTGCTGGCCTCCGCCCAGCACGAGACGGCCGAGACGATCGCCGCGACCGAGCGCCGGGTCGCGGCGCTGCTCACCCAGACCGAGCGCGAGGTGATCGAGCTGCGCTCGTCCACCGACGCCCGCGTGCGCGAGCAGGAGCTGACCCTGGCCGCCGCCCGCGAGCAGGCGGCCGAGGAGGACCGGCTGCGCCTGGAGGTCGCCGCCGCCCGCACCGCGGCCCGCATCGCCGAGGCCGAGCAGCGGGCGGGCGAGGCCGAGGAGCGGGCGCGGGAGGCCGTGGAGGCGGCCGAGTCCATCCGGGCCGACGCCACCGCCCAGGCCGCGGTGCGCGCCGAGACCGCCCGTCGCGAGTCCGACGAGCTGCTCGCCGACGCCCGCGCGCGGGCCCAGGCGATGGTCGAGACGGCGCGGGAGCAGGCCGAGCACTCGCGCACCGGGGCGCAGTCCGAGGTCGACGAGCTGATGAGCCAGCGCGACCAGATCACCGACCAGCTCGACGACCTGCGCGGCCTGCTCGGCCTGGCCCCGAAGCTGCCCCCGCGCGAGGGCGAGCACCAGGACGTGGAGCACCAGGACGTCGAGCACCAGGACGTCGACGTCCGCCGGGGTGAGCGGGTCGAACAGCCCAGCTGA
- a CDS encoding co-chaperone YbbN, with product MTTQPTPPSDKLNLRGAVDLGALAARNTRREEVARRAAADPDAVGAASPFVVDVTEETFAEIVQGSVQVPLVLDLWAEGYDTGAEALQALAEEYAGAFLLGRVDAQAEPGLAQSLVQSLQAKAIPLVAAIVKGQPIPLFTGSYPSVEEIRPVLEEVLRVAEANGVTGRVEGAVQGEAEPAAPPVPPLHAEAFAAVEAGDFDTATAAWTKALAQDPRDAEATEGLARVGVLRRVAGVDPAGARAAAADAPDDVQAQIVVADLDLVGGHVEDAFTRLLGIVQRTAGEDRDAARTHLVDLFAVVGVGDPRVVKARQALTRALF from the coding sequence ATGACGACCCAGCCGACGCCCCCGAGCGACAAGCTCAACCTGCGCGGAGCGGTGGACCTCGGTGCCCTCGCGGCCCGCAACACCCGTCGTGAGGAGGTCGCCCGGCGCGCGGCGGCCGACCCCGACGCGGTGGGCGCAGCGTCCCCCTTCGTCGTCGACGTCACCGAGGAGACGTTCGCCGAGATCGTCCAGGGGTCCGTGCAGGTCCCCCTGGTCCTGGACCTGTGGGCCGAGGGCTACGACACCGGGGCCGAGGCCCTGCAGGCGCTCGCCGAGGAGTACGCCGGGGCGTTCCTCCTGGGCCGCGTCGACGCGCAGGCCGAGCCGGGTCTGGCCCAGTCGCTCGTGCAGTCGTTGCAGGCCAAGGCGATCCCGCTCGTGGCGGCCATCGTCAAGGGGCAGCCGATCCCGCTGTTCACCGGGTCCTACCCCTCGGTGGAGGAGATCCGCCCGGTCCTGGAGGAGGTCCTGCGCGTGGCCGAGGCCAACGGCGTCACCGGCCGCGTCGAGGGTGCCGTGCAGGGCGAGGCCGAACCCGCCGCGCCGCCGGTCCCGCCCCTGCACGCCGAGGCGTTCGCCGCCGTCGAGGCCGGCGACTTCGACACCGCGACCGCCGCGTGGACCAAGGCCCTGGCCCAGGACCCCCGCGACGCCGAGGCGACCGAGGGGCTGGCCCGGGTCGGCGTCCTGCGCCGGGTCGCCGGGGTGGACCCCGCCGGGGCGCGCGCCGCCGCGGCCGACGCCCCGGACGACGTGCAGGCCCAGATCGTCGTGGCCGACCTCGACCTCGTCGGGGGCCACGTGGAGGACGCCTTCACCCGGCTGCTCGGGATCGTCCAGCGCACGGCCGGGGAGGACCGGGACGCGGCCCGCACCCACCTCGTCGACCTCTTCGCCGTGGTCGGGGTGGGCGACCCGCGCGTCGTGAAGGCCCGGCAGGCGCTCACCCGCGCGCTCTTCTGA
- the atpD gene encoding F0F1 ATP synthase subunit beta: MTATVNEAPTSTSKGATGRIARVIGPVVDVEFSADAMPDQNNALTTEVSMGGQTATVTLEVASHLGDNMVRAISLKPTDGMVRGAAVVDTGAPISVPVGNVTLGKVFNAIGEALNLEEGERLEVTERWPIHRKAPSFDQLESKTQMFETGIKVIDLLTPYVQGGKIGLFGGAGVGKTVLIQEMIQRVAQDHGGVSVFAGVGERTREGNDLIAEMAEAGVFDKTALVFGQMDEPPGTRLRVALSALTMAEYFRDVQKQDVLLFIDNIFRFTQAGSEVSTLLGRMPSAVGYQPTLADEMGVLQERITSTRGHSITSLQAIYVPADDYTDPAPATTFAHLDATTELSREIASRGLYPAVDPLTSTSRILDPLYISQDHYSTAVRVKQILQRNKELQDIIAILGVDELSEEDKLTVSRARRIQQFLSQNTYMAEKFTGVVGSTVPLKETIEGFSKIADGELDHVAEQAFFNVGGLEDVERNWSRIQKETA, translated from the coding sequence ATGACCGCCACCGTCAACGAAGCGCCGACCAGCACCAGCAAGGGTGCGACCGGCCGCATCGCCCGAGTCATCGGGCCCGTCGTCGACGTCGAGTTCTCCGCCGACGCGATGCCCGACCAGAACAACGCCCTCACCACCGAGGTGAGCATGGGCGGCCAGACCGCGACCGTGACGCTCGAGGTGGCCTCCCACCTCGGCGACAACATGGTCCGCGCCATCTCCCTCAAGCCGACCGACGGCATGGTCCGCGGGGCGGCCGTCGTCGACACCGGCGCGCCGATCTCGGTGCCCGTCGGCAACGTGACCCTCGGCAAGGTCTTCAACGCCATCGGCGAGGCCCTGAACCTCGAGGAGGGCGAGCGCCTCGAGGTGACCGAGCGCTGGCCGATCCACCGCAAGGCCCCGAGCTTCGACCAGCTCGAGTCCAAGACCCAGATGTTCGAGACCGGCATCAAGGTGATCGACCTGCTCACCCCGTACGTGCAGGGTGGGAAGATCGGCCTGTTCGGGGGTGCCGGCGTCGGCAAGACCGTCCTCATCCAGGAGATGATCCAGCGCGTCGCGCAGGACCACGGTGGTGTGTCGGTGTTCGCCGGTGTCGGTGAGCGCACCCGTGAGGGCAACGACCTCATCGCCGAGATGGCCGAGGCCGGCGTCTTCGACAAGACCGCCCTCGTGTTCGGCCAGATGGACGAGCCGCCGGGGACGCGCCTGCGCGTGGCCCTGTCCGCCCTGACGATGGCGGAGTACTTCCGCGACGTGCAGAAGCAGGACGTGCTGCTGTTCATCGACAACATCTTCCGGTTCACCCAGGCCGGTTCCGAGGTCTCGACGCTGCTCGGCCGCATGCCGTCGGCCGTCGGCTACCAGCCCACGCTGGCCGACGAGATGGGTGTGCTCCAGGAGCGCATCACCTCGACCCGCGGTCACTCGATCACCTCGCTGCAGGCGATCTACGTCCCCGCGGACGACTACACCGACCCGGCGCCGGCCACGACGTTCGCGCACCTCGACGCGACGACGGAGCTGTCCCGCGAGATCGCCTCGCGCGGTCTGTACCCGGCCGTGGACCCGCTGACCTCGACGTCGCGCATCCTCGACCCGCTGTACATCTCCCAGGACCACTACTCCACGGCGGTCCGCGTGAAGCAGATCCTGCAGCGCAACAAGGAGCTGCAGGACATCATCGCCATCCTCGGTGTCGACGAGCTGTCGGAGGAGGACAAGCTGACGGTGAGCCGCGCTCGCCGCATCCAGCAGTTCCTCTCCCAGAACACCTACATGGCCGAGAAGTTCACCGGCGTCGTCGGCTCGACCGTCCCGCTGAAGGAGACGATCGAGGGCTTCTCGAAGATCGCCGACGGCGAGCTCGACCACGTCGCCGAGCAGGCGTTCTTCAACGTCGGTGGCCTCGAGGACGTCGAGCGCAACTGGTCGCGCATCCAGAAGGAAACCGCCTGA
- the nucS gene encoding endonuclease NucS: MRLVIARCSVDYAGRLTAHLPLATRLLLVKADGSVLVHSDGGSYKPLNWMSPPARLTVDVPGEDAREAGVVETWTVQHTKTDDRLVVSVHEVLHDSEHELGLDPGLVKDGVEAHLQKLLAEHIGTLGEGYTLVRREYMTAIGPVDILARDAGGRAVAVEIKRRAEIDGVEQLTRYLELLNRDPLLAPVTGVLAAQEIKPQARTLATDRGIRCVRLDYDALRGIDDVDSRLF; this comes from the coding sequence GTGCGTCTCGTCATCGCCCGCTGCTCCGTCGACTACGCGGGCCGGCTCACCGCCCACCTCCCGCTGGCGACCCGCCTGCTCCTGGTCAAGGCCGACGGCAGCGTCCTCGTCCACTCCGACGGGGGCAGCTACAAGCCGCTGAACTGGATGAGCCCCCCCGCCCGGCTGACGGTGGACGTGCCCGGTGAGGACGCCCGCGAGGCCGGCGTCGTGGAGACGTGGACCGTGCAGCACACCAAGACCGACGACCGCCTCGTCGTCTCCGTCCACGAGGTGCTGCACGACTCCGAGCACGAGCTCGGCCTCGACCCGGGCCTGGTCAAGGACGGGGTGGAGGCGCACCTGCAGAAGCTGCTGGCCGAGCACATCGGCACCCTCGGCGAGGGGTACACGCTGGTGCGCCGGGAGTACATGACGGCCATCGGCCCGGTCGACATCCTCGCCCGCGACGCCGGTGGTCGTGCCGTCGCCGTCGAGATCAAGCGCCGGGCCGAGATCGACGGCGTGGAGCAGCTGACGCGCTACCTCGAGCTGCTCAACCGCGACCCGCTGCTGGCCCCCGTGACCGGCGTCCTCGCCGCCCAGGAGATCAAGCCGCAGGCGAGGACGCTGGCCACCGACCGCGGGATCCGGTGCGTGCGGTTGGACTACGACGCCTTGCGCGGGATCGACGACGTGGACTCGCGGCTGTTCTGA
- a CDS encoding threonine aldolase family protein: MSTVSLPSSSRHDAPLHDPTARGFASDNAAGMHPEVLQALVAANGGHVPSYGGDAYTSALSEALRAHFGAGTSSAVVLTGTGANVVALQALTSRWESVLASDQAHVLHDEAGGLEHVGGVKVTALPTVDGLVDPADVERAVRDADSPMRAPVGALTLTQSTELGTTYPLDQLRDLVRVAHGLGVRVHVDGARLSNAAVSLGCELGEVTTALGVDAVSVGGTKNGGALAEAVVVRGEGPAEALRRLVKPSMQQSSKTRFVSAQLLALFGGDLWRRTASAANGAASALATAVRSAGATTTRPVQANAVFAALPPAVAQRAAARVPFHVWDERWAPGLVEVRLVASFDTTTEDVQALAAVLREELARG, translated from the coding sequence GTGAGCACCGTCTCCCTCCCCAGCAGCTCCCGGCACGACGCCCCGCTGCACGACCCGACCGCGAGGGGTTTCGCCAGCGACAACGCCGCCGGCATGCACCCCGAGGTCCTGCAGGCCCTCGTCGCCGCCAACGGCGGCCACGTCCCCAGCTACGGCGGCGACGCGTACACGAGCGCGCTGAGCGAGGCGCTGCGCGCCCACTTCGGCGCGGGCACGAGCAGCGCCGTCGTGCTCACCGGGACCGGCGCGAACGTCGTGGCGCTGCAGGCGCTCACGTCCCGCTGGGAGTCGGTGCTGGCCTCGGACCAGGCCCACGTCCTGCACGACGAGGCCGGAGGGCTCGAGCACGTCGGCGGCGTCAAGGTCACCGCCCTGCCGACGGTCGACGGCCTCGTCGACCCCGCCGACGTCGAGCGCGCCGTCCGCGACGCCGACAGCCCGATGCGCGCCCCCGTGGGGGCGCTGACCCTCACCCAGAGCACCGAGCTCGGGACGACGTACCCCCTCGACCAGCTGCGCGACCTCGTCCGCGTCGCCCACGGCCTCGGCGTCCGGGTGCACGTCGACGGCGCCCGGTTGTCCAACGCCGCGGTCTCCCTGGGCTGCGAGCTGGGTGAGGTGACGACGGCCCTCGGGGTCGACGCCGTCTCCGTCGGCGGCACGAAGAACGGCGGCGCGCTGGCCGAGGCCGTGGTCGTGCGGGGCGAGGGCCCCGCGGAGGCGTTGCGGCGCCTGGTGAAGCCGTCCATGCAGCAGTCGTCCAAGACGCGGTTCGTCTCCGCCCAGCTGCTGGCGCTGTTCGGCGGCGACCTGTGGCGGCGGACGGCGAGCGCGGCCAACGGCGCGGCGAGCGCCCTGGCCACCGCCGTGCGGTCCGCCGGGGCGACGACGACGCGCCCCGTCCAGGCCAACGCCGTGTTCGCGGCGCTGCCGCCGGCGGTGGCGCAGCGCGCGGCCGCCCGCGTGCCCTTCCACGTCTGGGACGAGCGCTGGGCCCCCGGGCTCGTCGAGGTCCGCCTCGTGGCCAGCTTCGACACCACGACCGAGGACGTGCAGGCTCTCGCCGCCGTGCTGCGCGAGGAGCTGGCGCGTGGGTGA